In Macrobrachium rosenbergii isolate ZJJX-2024 chromosome 4, ASM4041242v1, whole genome shotgun sequence, one genomic interval encodes:
- the LOC136837724 gene encoding uncharacterized protein has protein sequence MHYFSYKKFYSMVLLAVADASYKFLYVDVGATGSESEGRVFAQTRLGEILLQHEANLPQPEALPGQPNGTPLDYFLVGDDAVPLRNYLMKPYPKRGLTKEERIYNYRLSRARRTVENAFGILANRFPIFHTPICLKPDHVEALVMSTCVLHNIIIRKNARRQGDQEHPVIHAVIPGSWRSDTSLGEPLPTMIGNTATRDAKQQRNMLKEYFSSAEGSVHWQENMI, from the coding sequence ATGCATTATTTCAGCTACAaaaagttctactccatggtactacttgcagttgctgatgcttcatacaagttcctatatgTCGACGTGGGTGCCACTGGGTCAGAGTCAGAGGGtcgtgtatttgcccagacccgactgggtGAAATCCTGTTGCAACacgaagcaaatcttccccaacctgaggccctgccaggtcaacctaatggaacGCCTTTGGACTATTTCCTAGTTGGTGATGATGCCGTCCctctgaggaattaccttatgaagccctaccccaaaagaggcctaaccaaggaggaacggatttacaactacaggttaagtagggcacgcaggacagtggagaacgcctttgggattctggcaaacagattcccaATATTCCACACGCCAATATGCCTAAAGCCTGACCATGTAGAGGCATTAGTGATGTCCACATGTGTTctgcataatattataataagaaaaaacgcACGCAGACAAGGAGATCAGGAACACCCTGTCATACATGCCGTcatacctggtagctggaggagtgacacGTCCTTAGGAGAACCCCTTCCAACCATGATTGGCAACACTGCTACCAGGGATGCAAAGCAACAACGGaacatgctgaaagaatatttttcatcggctgaaggctcagtgcattggcaggagaacatgatttag
- the LOC136837727 gene encoding uncharacterized protein → MGKDWVQEKLDEVKAEQEAERIAREKKKMRQNESPEKNERRQKDKKRRQRDEKRRQKELPEKNWRGGRKTRKGGRETRKRGRKNRQRKTRGSRKTRERERQRAHELQIAQTGTSNTPPTSGMSALSQAHAFMPKWTEAEPEVWLDRAEKVLGCYTFSPAKEILEQFKLKHFLLYTPPALATHIGKRATTTLAECCRLANTWDTHHAQNSSMGRKIYPPSFIAGVLLPKNGHLQKPIASYIPGNYDVLLRQDFQSPPKSQQSRGPNSPTHSSGKSNPPSPFPQSIPAPPGYHKDVKFLPVPPDYDIQWPPRSIPDPIPVPSPDPVPVTGPQSDLPPGGSNPNSNSLPVPLACTEQCQAPSVQNGE, encoded by the exons ATGGGAaaggattgggtccaagagaaacTTGATGAGGTAAAGGCAGAgcaagaggcagaaagaatcgccagagagaaaaagaaaatgaggcagAACGAATCGCCAGAGAAGaacgagaggaggcagaaagacaaaaaaagaaggcagagagacgagaaaaggaggcagaaagaattgccagagaaaaactggagaggaggcagaaagacaagaaaaggaggcagagagacaagaaagagaggcagaaagaatcgccAGAGGAAGACGAGAGGcagcagaaagacaagagagagagaaaggcagcggGCCCATGAGCTTCAGATTGCCCAGACTGGTACTTCCAACACCCCTCCCACCTCGGGCATGAgcgccctcagccaggcccatgccttcatgccaaaatggaccgaggcCGAAcctgaggtgtggctcgacagggCAGAGAAAGTCCTGGGCTGCTACACCTTCTCTCCTGCCAAA GAGATTCTCGAACAATTTAAACTAAAGCACTTCTTGCTCTACACGCCTCCTGCCCTAGCCACTCATATAGGCAAAAGGGCAACCACGACACTGGCTGAGTGCTGTCGCCTCGCCAACACctgggacacccatcacgcccAGAACAgttccatggggcggaaaatctATCCCCCCTCCTTCATTGCCGGCGTCCTTCTGCCGAAGAATGGGCACTTGCAGAAACCCA tagcaagctatattcctggaaACTATGATGTCCTCCTgagacaggactttcagtccccacctaaGTCacaacaatccaggggtccaaattccccaactcattcctcaggcaAGAGTAATCCTCCATCGCCTTTCCCCCAGTCAATAccggcgccccctgggtaccataaaGACGTAAAGTttctaccagtgccacctgactATGatatacagtggccccctcgatcgattcctgatcccattccagtgcccagccctgACCCAGTGCCAGTgacagggccccaatcagatctccctccaggaggtTCAAACCCAAATTCCaattccctgccagtgccacttgcatgcactgagcagtgccaagctccatccgtccaGAACGGCGAGTAA